CTGGAGGGCCAGCGGCAGGTGGCCGCAGTGGGAGGCGACTTCCTTCGCGGCCTCGGGCTCGTCGGTGACCCGGCTGTCGGCCGGATCGGCGATCCGCAGCACACGGTCGAGAAGCTCGTATGCCTCGCCAGGAGTCAGCTCGTCCAACGCCAGTAATCGTGCCCCCAGTTGGGGCAACTTGTTCCGCGAGGTGACCAGCAACCGATGCCGTACATCACCGGGAAGCAGCGGCCGCACCTGGTCCGGCGATGAAGCGTTGTCGGCCAACACCAACACGGCCCCGCGCTCCCGCCGTCGCTCAGCAAGCAGCGACCGGTACAGCGCACCCCGCTCGTCCGCCCGTACCGGAATGTGCTCCGGCTCCGCGCCGAGCGCCCGCAGCAGCGTCTCCAGCGCCTGCTCCCCCGTAACGGGATCGTCGTCGTACCCGTGCAGGTCCAGGAAGAGCACCCCGCCCGGGAACCACCCCTTCTCGCACGCCTCGTGAGCGGCCTCCACCGCAAGGGCGGTCTTGCCGATACCGCCGAGCCCGGACAAGGCGGCGACCAGCACCGGTACGGAGCCGCCGTCGGCCGCGGACGGATCAAACGTGTCGAGCAGTCGCCGCAGTTCGTCACCCCGCCCGGTGAACCCGGTCACCCGCGCGGGCAGCGCGTCCAGAGCCGTAGGAGCAGCCGCGTACTGGTAGACGCTCCCCTTCGCGACGACGGTCCCCTTGAACTCCCCTCCCCCGAAGTCAAGATGATCCCCGCCGTACCGCCCGCCACCCTCACCGACCATCGCGCCGCCCCCGTACCGCCTCCGACCCTCGCGCACCCACACGGTACGCCCCTCCTGCGCGCCCAACCCCCGCTCTGGCCAGCCGACTTGGCAGTACCGTGAAGCGGTGCCCGTCACCCCACCCACGGTCGCCGTGCTCACCGCACTGCCACTCGAATACCTGGCGGTCCGCGCCCACCTCACGTCCATCGAGAAGCGCGTGCACCCCGACTACGGCACCCGGGCCGAGGTGGGCCGACTCCCCGGAACCCCCTGGCAGATCGCCCTCCTGGAACTGGGCGAGGGAACCCGCGCGGCAGCCGCCCTCACCGAGCGTGCGATGACCTGGTTCACCCCACAAGCGGCGCTCTTCGTCGGTGTGGCGGGCGGTCTGAAGGACGACATCGACCTCGGCGACGTCGTCATCGCCACCAAGGTGTACGCCATCCACGGTGGCAAGGAGTCCCCCGACGGCTTCCTCGACCGCCCGGAAAGCTGGCACGCCCCGCACCACCTCGACTCGGCGGCCCGGCAGGCCCTGCGCGGCGAACCGCACATCCACTTCAAACCGATCGCCGCCGGCGATGTCGTCCTCGCCGCCGCGGACTCACCCCTCGCCCAGCGCATCCGGCAGCGCTTCAACGACGCCGTGGCCATCGAGATGGAGGGCTCCGGCGTGGCGCACGCGGCTCACCTCGCCGGTACAGCGGGCGGCGCGTTGATCATCCGGGGCATCAGCGACAAGGCGGACGCCGGCAAGGCCGAGGCGGACGGGCAGGGCTCCCAGCCGCACGCCGCCGCGCGGGCCGCCGAGGCGGCGATCGCCGTACTCCACGAGCTGGAACCGAAGGAGAAGGCACCACCGCCACGCACCCCCCACTGGACCGGCCAGACCCATGGCCCGGTCCCCACCGCCTCCACGACGCTCCCGCCCCGCCCTCTCGGCTTCACCGGACGATCGGCGGATCTGAGCCACCTGCTCACCCACCTCGCCCCCGCCCCCGCCCCAGCACCGGACGGCACGACCGCACCCGCTCTGCTCATCTCCGCCGTCACCGGTCTGGGCGGCATCGGCAAGACCGCGCTGGCGATCGAGGCCGCTCACCAGGCATGTGCGTCGGGCTGGTTCCCCGGCGGGACGCTCTTCGTCGACCTGCGCGGCTACGACGAGAACCCGGTCACCGCCGACCAGGCGGTGCTCGCCCTTCTGGATGCTCTCGGCGTGCGTGACGCAGAGCTGCCGACGACCACGGCACGCCAGTACGACGCTTACCGGGCCCGCCTCTGCGAGCGCCGTCCCCGAACCCTGCTGATCCTCGACAACGTCTCGGACCCGTCCCAGTTCCTCCCCCTCCTTCCCGGCACCGGCCACCACCGCATCCTGATCACCTCCCGCGACCGCCCCGACTCGCTCCCTCTGCACGTCGTCAGCCTGGAGAACCTTCCCGAGGACGACTCGACCGCCCTTGTGCGCACGGCCCTCAGCAACGACCCGCGCGACGAGCGCCCGTCCCTCGAACCGGATGCTCTGCGCGAACTGACCGTGCTCTGCGGCCACTTGCCTCTCGCCCTCCAGATCGCCGCCGCGATGCTGCGCAGGCGCCGGCACCGCCTGATCGCCTCACTGGTGGCGGAGATCAGGAAGGCCGAGGATCCGACGGCCGTGCTCGACGGCGGCGCTCGCGGGACCGACCAGTACGGACGCTCCCTCGTTCTGCGGCCGGTCCTGGAGACCTCGTACCGACGGCTCTCACCCGCGCAGGCGCGCCTGCTGCGTCTGCTCGCGCTGATCCCCGGCCCCGACGCAGCCACGGACGCCGTGGCCATCCTGGCCGACCTCGGCATCGACCCCGTTCTGGACCTTTTGGAGGATCTGGCGGCCGCGGGTCTGGTCACGCCCGTGCGCGGGACCGGGGATGCGGTGCGGTGGCGGTTACACGACCTGGTGCGGGCGTTCGGGGCCGGGCTGGTGGCCACGGACGGGGCGCTCGGTGAAGAGGGGGAGGCGGCCCGGGAACGGATCCTGGTGTACTACGCGATGTTGGCATCCGCGGCGAATGCCCGTATGGAGTGGCAGTCCGGGTTGGAGGAGGACCCCGGTTGTTTCGCCACCCGGGCCGAGGCGCTGGCCTGGTTGGACGGGGAGAGGGCAGGACTGGTGGCCGCCGTGCAGTGGGCGGGCGAGGAGCGGTTCGAGACAGCCGCGGGGGCACTGGCCGCGTCCTTGGGCGAGTACCTGCACTGGCGGCGGTACTTCGACGACTGGGTTGCCGTGGCCCGCGCCGCTTTCCACCAGACCGTTTGCCATCTCGGCCGGCGCGAGCTCGAGTCGGTCAAGTGGAGCCGGCTCGGCGTCGCGCTGGGGGAGGCGGGCCGGGTGGAGGAGGCGGTCGAAGCGCTCACCCGGGCCCGCGACACGTTCCCCGCCGCTGGACAGCCCCACGAAGAGGCCACCGTGTGGAGCAACCTCGGCACCGCTCTGATGTTGGCGGGCCGGACGGAGGAAGCGATCGATGCCCACACGCGCGCCCGTGACCTGTGCCGGAGCGCTCGGAACAACCGGGGCGAGGCGGGCGCCTGGTCCGGACTCGGCAACGCGCTGCGCGACGCGGATCGGATGGAGGAGGCAGTCGAAGCGCTCACCCGGGCCCGCGACCTGCTCCGCACTGCGGGGAGCCCTCACGAGGTGGCCGCCACCTGCAGCAATCTCGGCGTCACCCTGCACGAGGCAGGTCGGACGCAAGAAGCGATCGAGGCGCTCACCACCTCCTTGGGTATCTGCCGGGAGTTCGAGGACTGGTACCACACGGGCTTCGTCCTCGAACACCTGGCCTGGATCCATGAGCACACCGACGTGCCCGCCCAGGCCCGCATCGCTTTCGTCCAGGCCGCCGATGCGTACGGACGTGCGGGCGCCCCCGACGACGCCGCACGGTGCCGCACCTGGGCCGAAGGCCTGTCATAGTCCGCCCCTGCTCGGCGTCCCTACTCGGGCAGCACTCCCGCCCGAAACACCTCCACCCCCACAACCCTCCGCACCCGCACCGGCTCGATCAGCAGCATCACCCGCCGCTCCCCCGGCAACAGCCACGGGTACCGCTCCTCCCCGATGTACTTCTGCGCGAGCCGGTCCATCGCCCGCTCCGCCACCTCGCCCTCCACGAACCGCACGACCCGGCCCCGGATCTCAGCCCGGTCGTAAGGGTTGTCCACATCATGGTGGGAGAGGGAAACGTTGGGATTGAGCCGCAGGTTGTCCACCTTCACGCGCCCGATCGACGTGTTGACCATGGCGTACTCGTCTTCGATGTCCGCCCACATGGGCGATACCTGCGGCATCCCGTCCGGGCCCACCGTCGCCAGATGCCAGAAGTTCGGCGCGAGGAGGCGCTCGCGAATATGCCCGTTGAGCTTGCCGTTCACCGGCAGTCACCACCTTCCGGGGCCGCCACCGTGACGACCTGGCGCCATCCTGGCCGCCGCCCCGTGCCGGTCGACAGACGATCTTCAGCCAGTGGCGAACCCACCAGTAGCCGTAGCTTCCTACAATCCGTGATCCTGGCCGAACAGACCGTAGTCACCCCACTCCGCCCGGCCTACGTTGTGCCCGTGCGCCGACCCCCAGCCCAACCGAACCAGCCCCCCGACCGCTCGAACCGCCGGAACCCGCCCGCTCCCCCGTTCAACGCCCCCGCCGCCCGCCGCCTGCGGGCCGGGCTCAACATGGGGCCCGAACACGTCGCCTACGGCATGCGGGCCTCGTACGGGCTCCCCTACGTCACCGGGGACCTCGTCGTCGCCTGGGAACGTGAGCTCGCCTCCCCGAACAGCAATGAGCTCACCGCCCTCGCGGGCGTGCTGTGGTGCTCGCCCAGTGAGCTGCTCGGCAAGCCGAGGACGCTGCGCGAGCACCGCATCGCCCGT
Above is a window of Streptomyces sp. DT2A-34 DNA encoding:
- a CDS encoding PPOX class F420-dependent oxidoreductase; protein product: MNGKLNGHIRERLLAPNFWHLATVGPDGMPQVSPMWADIEDEYAMVNTSIGRVKVDNLRLNPNVSLSHHDVDNPYDRAEIRGRVVRFVEGEVAERAMDRLAQKYIGEERYPWLLPGERRVMLLIEPVRVRRVVGVEVFRAGVLPE
- a CDS encoding tetratricopeptide repeat protein codes for the protein MPVTPPTVAVLTALPLEYLAVRAHLTSIEKRVHPDYGTRAEVGRLPGTPWQIALLELGEGTRAAAALTERAMTWFTPQAALFVGVAGGLKDDIDLGDVVIATKVYAIHGGKESPDGFLDRPESWHAPHHLDSAARQALRGEPHIHFKPIAAGDVVLAAADSPLAQRIRQRFNDAVAIEMEGSGVAHAAHLAGTAGGALIIRGISDKADAGKAEADGQGSQPHAAARAAEAAIAVLHELEPKEKAPPPRTPHWTGQTHGPVPTASTTLPPRPLGFTGRSADLSHLLTHLAPAPAPAPDGTTAPALLISAVTGLGGIGKTALAIEAAHQACASGWFPGGTLFVDLRGYDENPVTADQAVLALLDALGVRDAELPTTTARQYDAYRARLCERRPRTLLILDNVSDPSQFLPLLPGTGHHRILITSRDRPDSLPLHVVSLENLPEDDSTALVRTALSNDPRDERPSLEPDALRELTVLCGHLPLALQIAAAMLRRRRHRLIASLVAEIRKAEDPTAVLDGGARGTDQYGRSLVLRPVLETSYRRLSPAQARLLRLLALIPGPDAATDAVAILADLGIDPVLDLLEDLAAAGLVTPVRGTGDAVRWRLHDLVRAFGAGLVATDGALGEEGEAARERILVYYAMLASAANARMEWQSGLEEDPGCFATRAEALAWLDGERAGLVAAVQWAGEERFETAAGALAASLGEYLHWRRYFDDWVAVARAAFHQTVCHLGRRELESVKWSRLGVALGEAGRVEEAVEALTRARDTFPAAGQPHEEATVWSNLGTALMLAGRTEEAIDAHTRARDLCRSARNNRGEAGAWSGLGNALRDADRMEEAVEALTRARDLLRTAGSPHEVAATCSNLGVTLHEAGRTQEAIEALTTSLGICREFEDWYHTGFVLEHLAWIHEHTDVPAQARIAFVQAADAYGRAGAPDDAARCRTWAEGLS